From Streptomyces sp. GSL17-111, one genomic window encodes:
- a CDS encoding universal stress protein, translating into MAGHEIPEPADRKPVADAPALPDAVPDGTPAPHPCDPAFQHGVVVGFDGSLSSERALAYGIGMARRSASGLIIVHVANRLPTTVWAGCEPPVFVDVPDHRTEVLGLELACADHLAEVPWILVERGGDICHELEEVGREYEADAIVVGSTHGIVGRIFGSVAGRLARRAQRPVVVIP; encoded by the coding sequence ATGGCCGGACACGAGATCCCCGAACCTGCGGACCGCAAGCCGGTCGCCGACGCTCCGGCGCTGCCCGACGCGGTGCCGGACGGCACACCGGCCCCTCACCCGTGTGACCCGGCGTTCCAGCACGGCGTGGTCGTCGGCTTCGACGGCTCGTTGTCCAGCGAGCGGGCCCTCGCGTACGGCATCGGCATGGCCCGCCGCTCCGCCTCCGGGCTGATCATCGTCCACGTCGCCAACCGGCTGCCGACCACGGTGTGGGCCGGGTGCGAGCCCCCCGTCTTCGTCGACGTCCCCGACCACCGCACCGAGGTGCTGGGGCTGGAACTGGCCTGCGCGGACCACCTCGCCGAGGTGCCGTGGATCCTCGTCGAGCGCGGCGGCGACATCTGCCACGAACTGGAGGAGGTCGGCCGCGAGTACGAGGCCGACGCGATCGTGGTCGGCTCCACGCACGGGATCGTGGGGCGCATCTTCGGCTCCGTCGCCGGCCGGCTCGCCCGCCGTGCGCAGCGCCCCGTCGTCGTCATCCCCTGA
- a CDS encoding helix-turn-helix domain-containing protein, with amino-acid sequence MSQDPSHGPAPVRKLTARRRREIVAVLLFGGGPIFESSIPLSVFGVDRQDAGVPRYRLLVCAGEEGPLRTTGGLELTAPHGIDAIARAGTVVVPAWRSITQPPPAAALEALRRAHQEGARVMGLCTGAFVLAAAGLLDGRPATTHWMYAPTLAKRYPAVHVDPRELFVDDGDILTSAGTAAGIDLCLHVVRSDHGAEAAGALARRLVVPPRRGNAAEVGQLHRLDRSLPEEIGTDPLAEVVAWALEHLHEQFDVEALAARAYMSRRTFDRRFRALTGSAPLQWLITQRVLQAQRLLENSEFSVDEVAARCGFRSPVALRGHFRRQLGASPATYRAAYRARRPAAPDAGGLDGPEGGPSSVPFRMPPARSEAHGAPGFPDAALVAAGAGGGAHGRPRAEAYAARVPGQRGHGAG; translated from the coding sequence ATGAGCCAGGACCCATCGCACGGCCCCGCGCCCGTCCGGAAACTGACCGCCCGGCGGCGTCGCGAGATCGTGGCGGTGCTGCTGTTCGGCGGTGGGCCGATATTCGAGAGCTCGATCCCGCTCTCCGTATTCGGCGTCGACCGGCAGGATGCGGGAGTACCCAGGTACCGGTTGCTGGTATGCGCCGGTGAAGAAGGCCCCCTACGCACCACGGGCGGCCTCGAACTGACAGCTCCTCATGGCATAGACGCCATCGCGCGGGCGGGGACCGTCGTTGTCCCGGCCTGGCGCTCGATCACCCAACCACCACCGGCGGCCGCTCTGGAGGCGCTGCGCCGCGCCCACCAGGAGGGCGCCCGCGTCATGGGCCTGTGCACGGGCGCGTTCGTCCTCGCCGCCGCGGGCCTGCTGGACGGCCGTCCGGCGACGACGCACTGGATGTACGCGCCGACGCTCGCCAAGCGCTACCCGGCCGTCCACGTCGATCCACGGGAACTCTTCGTGGACGACGGCGACATCCTCACCTCGGCCGGCACCGCCGCCGGCATCGACCTGTGCCTGCACGTGGTGCGCAGCGACCACGGGGCCGAGGCCGCCGGCGCGCTCGCCCGACGGCTCGTCGTGCCGCCCCGCCGGGGCAACGCCGCCGAAGTGGGCCAGCTGCACCGGCTGGACAGGTCTTTACCCGAGGAGATCGGGACCGACCCGCTGGCCGAGGTCGTCGCCTGGGCGCTGGAGCACCTCCACGAGCAGTTCGACGTGGAGGCGCTGGCCGCCCGCGCGTACATGAGCAGGCGCACCTTCGACCGGCGGTTCCGCGCGCTCACCGGCAGCGCGCCGCTGCAGTGGCTGATCACCCAGCGGGTGCTCCAGGCACAGCGGCTGTTGGAGAACTCCGAGTTCTCCGTGGACGAGGTCGCGGCGCGCTGCGGCTTCCGTTCACCCGTCGCCCTGCGCGGGCACTTCCGGCGGCAGCTCGGCGCCTCGCCGGCGACGTACCGCGCCGCCTACCGGGCCCGCCGCCCGGCGGCCCCCGACGCGGGCGGGCTGGACGGTCCGGAGGGGGGACCATCCTCGGTCCCCTTCCGGATGCCGCCCGCCCGCTCCGAAGCCCATGGGGCGCCCGGCTTCCCGGACGCCGCGCTGGTCGCCGCGGGGGCCGGGGGAGGGGCGCACGGCAGGCCGCGCGCCGAGGCGTACGCGGCCAGAGTGCCGGGCCAGCGGGGCCACGGGGCGGGCTGA
- the speB gene encoding agmatinase, with product MSSETSPHPSGRPVGPVDSSRVPRYAGPATFARLPRLDEVGGADVAVVGVPFDSGVSYRPGARFGGNAIREASRLLRPYNPAQDASPFALAQVADAGDIAVNPFNIDEAVETVQAAADEILDSGARMMTLGGDHTIALPLLRSVARRHGPVALLHFDAHLDTWDTYFGAEYTHGTPFRRAVEEGVLDTSALSHVGTRGPLYGKKDLDDDEKMGFGIVTSADVMRRGVDEVTDQLRQRIGDRPLYISIDIDVLDPAHAPGTGTPEAGGLTSRELLEILRGLAGCHLVSADLVEVAPAYDHAEITSVAASHTAYELTTIMSRQIAAGR from the coding sequence ATGAGCAGTGAGACGAGCCCCCACCCCTCCGGCCGTCCCGTCGGTCCCGTCGACTCCTCCCGCGTCCCGCGCTACGCCGGCCCGGCCACCTTCGCCCGGCTGCCGCGGCTGGACGAGGTCGGCGGCGCGGACGTCGCGGTGGTCGGCGTCCCCTTCGACTCGGGCGTGTCCTACCGGCCCGGCGCCCGCTTCGGCGGCAACGCGATCCGCGAGGCCTCCCGGTTGCTCCGCCCCTACAACCCGGCCCAGGACGCCTCCCCCTTCGCCCTGGCCCAGGTGGCGGACGCCGGCGACATCGCGGTGAACCCGTTCAACATCGACGAGGCCGTCGAGACGGTGCAGGCCGCCGCCGACGAGATCCTGGACAGCGGCGCCCGCATGATGACACTGGGCGGCGACCACACCATCGCGCTGCCGCTGCTGCGCTCGGTGGCCCGCAGGCACGGGCCGGTGGCCCTGCTGCACTTCGACGCCCACCTGGACACCTGGGACACCTACTTCGGCGCCGAGTACACCCACGGCACGCCGTTCCGCCGCGCGGTGGAGGAGGGCGTCCTCGACACCTCGGCGCTGTCCCACGTGGGCACCCGGGGCCCGCTGTACGGGAAGAAGGACCTGGACGACGACGAGAAGATGGGCTTCGGCATCGTCACCTCCGCCGACGTCATGCGGCGCGGCGTCGACGAGGTCACCGACCAGCTGCGCCAGCGCATCGGGGACCGCCCGCTGTACATCTCGATCGACATCGACGTGCTGGACCCCGCCCACGCGCCGGGTACGGGCACGCCCGAGGCGGGCGGCCTCACCTCGCGCGAGCTGCTGGAGATCCTGCGCGGCCTCGCCGGGTGCCATCTGGTCTCCGCCGACCTGGTGGAGGTGGCGCCGGCGTACGACCACGCCGAGATCACCTCCGTCGCGGCGTCCCACACGGCGTACGAGCTGACGACGATCATGTCCCGGCAGATCGCGGCGGGCCGCTGA
- the gdhA gene encoding NADP-specific glutamate dehydrogenase: MRDELYDEILRRNPGEPEFHQAVHEVLDTLGPVLRARPELVEARIVERICEPERQLMFRVPWQDDAGRIQVHRGFRVEFNSALGPYKGGLRFHPSVNLGIVKFLGFEQIFKNALTGLGIGGGKGGSDFDPRGRSDAEVMRFCQSFMTELYRHLGEHTDVPAGDIGVGSREIGYLFGQYRRVTNRWEAGALTGKAPGWGGSLARKEATGYGAVLFAAEMLRVRGEELDGQQVTVSGSGNVAIYAVEKAQALGAHVLTCSDSGGYVVDEKGVDVELLRQVKEVERGRLSDYVERRGSSARHVSGGSVWDVPADVALPCATQNELDGRAAAALVQAGVKAVSEGANMPCTPEAVTAFTEAGVAFGPGKAANAGGVATSALEMRQNAARTPWTHEEVEEALTGIMRDIHATCHETAERYGAPGDYVLGANAAGFERVADAMLAQGLI; this comes from the coding sequence ATGCGCGACGAGCTGTACGACGAGATCCTGCGGCGCAACCCGGGTGAGCCCGAGTTCCACCAGGCGGTCCACGAGGTGCTGGACACCCTCGGCCCGGTGCTGCGGGCCCGTCCCGAACTGGTGGAGGCGCGGATCGTCGAGCGGATCTGCGAGCCGGAGCGGCAGCTGATGTTCCGCGTGCCGTGGCAGGACGACGCCGGTCGGATCCAGGTCCACCGGGGCTTCCGCGTCGAGTTCAACAGCGCGCTCGGCCCGTACAAGGGCGGGCTGCGCTTCCACCCCTCCGTCAACCTCGGCATCGTGAAGTTCCTCGGCTTCGAGCAGATCTTCAAGAACGCGCTCACCGGGCTCGGCATCGGCGGCGGCAAGGGCGGCAGCGACTTCGACCCGCGCGGCCGGTCCGACGCCGAGGTCATGCGCTTCTGCCAGTCCTTCATGACCGAGCTGTACCGCCACCTGGGCGAGCACACGGACGTCCCGGCCGGCGACATCGGCGTCGGCAGTCGCGAGATCGGCTACCTCTTCGGCCAGTACCGCCGCGTCACCAACCGCTGGGAGGCCGGCGCGCTCACCGGCAAGGCGCCCGGCTGGGGCGGCTCCCTGGCCCGTAAGGAGGCCACCGGCTACGGCGCCGTGCTCTTCGCCGCCGAGATGCTGCGGGTGCGCGGCGAGGAGCTGGACGGCCAGCAGGTCACCGTCTCCGGCTCCGGGAACGTCGCGATCTACGCCGTCGAGAAGGCCCAGGCCCTCGGCGCCCACGTCCTGACCTGCTCCGACTCGGGCGGTTACGTGGTGGACGAGAAGGGTGTCGACGTCGAGCTGCTGCGGCAGGTCAAGGAGGTCGAGCGGGGCCGGCTCAGCGACTACGTCGAGCGGCGCGGCTCCTCGGCCCGCCACGTGTCCGGCGGCAGCGTCTGGGACGTCCCGGCGGACGTGGCCCTGCCCTGCGCCACGCAGAACGAACTGGACGGCCGGGCCGCCGCCGCGCTCGTCCAGGCGGGCGTGAAGGCCGTCTCGGAAGGCGCCAACATGCCCTGCACGCCCGAGGCCGTCACGGCGTTCACGGAGGCGGGCGTGGCCTTCGGCCCCGGCAAGGCCGCCAACGCGGGCGGGGTGGCCACCAGCGCTCTGGAGATGCGCCAGAACGCCGCCCGAACGCCGTGGACGCACGAGGAGGTGGAGGAGGCGCTGACGGGCATCATGCGCGACATCCACGCCACCTGCCACGAGACCGCCGAACGGTACGGGGCGCCGGGCGACTACGTGCTCGGCGCCAACGCCGCCGGCTTCGAGCGGGTGGCCGACGCGATGCTCGCCCAGGGCCTCATCTGA
- a CDS encoding acyl-CoA dehydrogenase family protein, protein MRRTVFNEDHEAFRQTVREFVANEVAPYYPQWEQDGMVPRDLYKKLGELGVFGIEVPEEYGGAGESSFKFSAVISEECARAGVSFGGSSVHTALCLPYLLKYGTEEQLRRWMPGFVSGGMMTAIAMTEPGTGSDLAGMKTTAKLSEDGTHYVLNGAKTFITGGVQADRVLVCARTAPPTPEDRRSGISILVVDAHSEGYEVGRTLDKLGLKTSDTAELSFTDVKVPVEDLLGEEGKGFSYLAHNLPQERLGIAVGAYAQADAAVRFAQAYVTDRTVFGKTVASFQNTKFVLADCKADVDAMQAVVDRALDAHDAGELTAADAASAKLFTTELAAKVIDRCLQLHGGYGYMREYPIARLYADTRVTRIYGGTSEVMRSIVAKSMGL, encoded by the coding sequence ATGCGTCGCACGGTGTTCAACGAGGACCATGAGGCGTTCCGGCAGACCGTCCGGGAGTTCGTCGCCAACGAGGTCGCCCCGTACTACCCCCAGTGGGAACAGGACGGCATGGTGCCCCGCGACCTCTACAAGAAGCTCGGCGAGCTGGGCGTCTTCGGCATCGAGGTGCCCGAGGAGTACGGCGGCGCCGGCGAGAGCAGCTTCAAGTTCAGCGCCGTCATCAGCGAGGAGTGCGCGCGCGCCGGGGTCAGCTTCGGCGGCTCCAGCGTCCACACCGCCCTCTGCCTGCCCTACCTGCTCAAGTACGGCACCGAGGAGCAGCTGCGCCGCTGGATGCCGGGCTTCGTCTCGGGCGGGATGATGACCGCGATCGCGATGACGGAGCCGGGCACCGGCTCGGACCTCGCGGGCATGAAGACCACCGCCAAGCTCTCCGAGGACGGCACGCACTACGTCCTCAACGGTGCCAAGACCTTCATCACCGGCGGCGTCCAGGCCGACCGCGTGCTGGTGTGCGCCCGCACCGCCCCGCCCACGCCGGAGGACCGGCGCAGCGGCATCTCCATCCTCGTCGTCGACGCGCACAGCGAGGGCTACGAGGTGGGCCGCACGCTCGACAAGCTGGGCCTGAAGACCTCCGACACCGCCGAGCTGAGCTTCACCGACGTCAAGGTGCCGGTGGAGGACCTGCTCGGCGAGGAGGGCAAGGGCTTCTCCTACCTGGCCCACAACCTGCCGCAGGAGCGGCTGGGCATCGCCGTCGGTGCCTACGCCCAGGCCGACGCGGCCGTGCGCTTCGCGCAGGCTTACGTCACCGACCGGACCGTCTTCGGTAAGACCGTCGCGTCCTTCCAGAACACCAAGTTCGTCCTGGCCGACTGCAAGGCCGACGTCGACGCCATGCAGGCCGTCGTCGACCGGGCGCTGGACGCGCACGACGCCGGTGAGCTGACCGCCGCCGACGCCGCCTCCGCCAAGCTGTTCACCACCGAGCTGGCCGCCAAGGTCATCGACCGCTGCCTCCAGCTGCACGGCGGTTACGGCTACATGCGCGAGTACCCGATCGCCCGGCTGTACGCGGACACCCGCGTGACGCGCATCTACGGCGGGACGAGCGAGGTCATGCGCTCGATCGTCGCGAAGTCGATGGGGCTGTGA
- the orn gene encoding oligoribonuclease, whose product MNDRMVWIDCEMTGLSLTDDALIEVAALVTDAELNILGEGVDIVIRPPAEALASMPDVVRTMHTSSGLLDALDGGTTLADAEARVLAYVQEHVPEAGRAPLCGNSIATDRGFLSRDMPALDAHLHYRLVDVSSIKELARRWYPKAYFNSPEKGGTHRALTDIRESIAELRYYREAVFVPPPGPDSDAAKAIAARHAGGA is encoded by the coding sequence ATGAACGATCGGATGGTGTGGATCGACTGCGAGATGACCGGCCTCTCGCTGACCGACGACGCGCTCATCGAGGTGGCCGCGCTGGTCACCGACGCCGAGCTCAACATCCTCGGCGAGGGGGTGGACATCGTGATCCGTCCCCCCGCCGAGGCACTGGCGTCCATGCCGGACGTCGTGCGGACGATGCACACGAGCTCGGGGCTCCTGGACGCCCTCGACGGCGGCACCACACTCGCCGACGCCGAGGCCCGGGTCCTGGCGTATGTGCAGGAGCACGTGCCGGAGGCGGGGAGGGCGCCGCTGTGCGGCAACTCCATCGCGACCGACCGCGGCTTCCTCAGTCGGGACATGCCGGCGCTCGACGCCCACCTGCACTACCGGCTCGTCGACGTCTCGTCGATCAAGGAGCTGGCCCGCCGCTGGTACCCGAAGGCGTACTTCAACAGCCCCGAGAAGGGCGGCACCCACCGGGCGCTCACGGACATCCGCGAGTCCATCGCCGAGCTGCGCTACTACCGGGAGGCGGTCTTCGTGCCGCCCCCCGGCCCGGACTCCGACGCCGCCAAGGCCATCGCCGCCCGCCACGCGGGCGGGGCCTGA
- a CDS encoding helix-turn-helix domain-containing protein, with product MSAQPEYDSSVRRLLAQPRGGPTVLRIVLGTHLRRMREASGITREAAGDAIRGSHAKISRLELGRVGYKERDVADLLTLYGVHDPEQREEFLTLARHANNPGWWHQYGDVLPGWLETLLGLEEAASLIRTYEVQFVPGLLQTAAYARAVTLLGHGRAGDAEIERRVRLRMRRQECLTREHGPRLWAVIDEAALRRPLGGPEVMRGQIRHLLDVAERPNVTLQVAPFSIGGLAAAGGPVTLLRFTEPDLPDIVYLEQLTSALYLDKRAEVETYMVVMDRLCAAADTHARTTEFLRRLLTEL from the coding sequence ATGTCAGCCCAACCCGAGTACGACTCCTCGGTCCGTCGGCTCCTGGCCCAGCCGCGCGGCGGGCCGACGGTGCTGCGCATCGTGCTCGGCACCCACCTGCGGCGGATGCGGGAGGCCAGCGGCATCACCCGGGAGGCCGCCGGGGACGCGATCCGCGGCTCGCACGCCAAGATCAGCCGGCTCGAGCTCGGCCGCGTCGGCTACAAGGAGCGGGACGTCGCGGACCTGCTCACGCTCTACGGCGTGCACGACCCCGAGCAGCGCGAGGAGTTCCTCACCCTCGCCCGGCACGCGAACAACCCGGGATGGTGGCACCAGTACGGGGACGTGCTGCCCGGGTGGCTGGAAACGCTCCTCGGTCTGGAGGAGGCCGCCTCCCTGATCCGGACGTACGAGGTCCAGTTCGTGCCCGGCCTCCTCCAGACGGCCGCGTACGCCAGGGCCGTCACCCTGCTCGGCCACGGCCGGGCCGGGGACGCCGAGATCGAACGCCGGGTACGGCTGCGGATGCGCCGCCAGGAGTGCCTGACGCGGGAGCACGGCCCCCGGCTGTGGGCGGTCATCGACGAGGCCGCCCTGCGGCGCCCGCTCGGCGGCCCCGAGGTGATGCGCGGGCAGATCAGGCACCTGCTCGACGTCGCCGAACGGCCGAACGTCACCCTCCAGGTGGCGCCCTTCAGCATCGGCGGCCTGGCGGCGGCCGGAGGCCCGGTGACGCTGCTGCGGTTCACCGAGCCGGACCTCCCCGACATCGTCTACCTGGAGCAGCTCACCAGCGCCCTCTACCTCGACAAGCGGGCCGAGGTGGAGACGTACATGGTCGTGATGGACCGCCTGTGCGCGGCCGCCGACACCCACGCGCGCACGACGGAGTTCCTGCGCCGGCTGCTCACGGAGCTGTGA
- a CDS encoding acyl-CoA thioesterase has translation MSEALASLLDLLDLERIEQDIFRGASRSAIIPRVFGGQVAAQALVAAGRTVPAERPAHSLHAYFLRMGDPGAPIVYNVDRIRDGRSYTTRRVVAVQHGQPIFHLSASFQVREEGLEHQAPMPDAPDPESLPTAAELLPRHAHLFSDPSVAERLAEARAAVDLRYVNEPPYAAAGRGPAEPRSQVWFRTNGKLDGERDQPMLHICLATYVSDMTLLDSVLLAHGRGGWTVGDVVGASLDHAMWFHRPFRADEWLLYDQESPTAQGGRGLGKGSIYTADGRLVASVIQEGAVRVPRSR, from the coding sequence GTGAGCGAGGCTCTGGCGTCCCTGCTCGATCTGCTCGACCTGGAGCGGATCGAGCAGGACATCTTCCGAGGCGCCAGCCGCTCCGCGATCATCCCGCGGGTGTTCGGCGGGCAGGTGGCCGCGCAGGCCCTGGTGGCCGCAGGGCGCACCGTGCCCGCCGAGCGCCCCGCGCACTCGCTGCACGCCTACTTCCTGCGGATGGGGGATCCCGGCGCGCCCATCGTCTACAACGTCGACCGCATCCGCGACGGGCGTTCCTACACCACGCGGCGGGTGGTCGCCGTCCAGCACGGGCAGCCGATCTTCCACCTCTCCGCGTCCTTCCAGGTGCGCGAGGAGGGGCTGGAGCACCAGGCGCCGATGCCCGACGCGCCCGACCCGGAGTCGCTGCCGACGGCCGCCGAGCTGCTGCCCCGGCACGCGCACCTGTTCTCCGACCCCAGCGTCGCCGAGCGGCTGGCGGAGGCCCGCGCGGCCGTCGACCTGCGCTACGTCAACGAGCCGCCGTACGCCGCCGCCGGGAGGGGCCCGGCCGAGCCGCGCTCACAGGTGTGGTTCCGCACCAACGGCAAGCTGGACGGCGAGCGTGACCAGCCGATGCTGCACATCTGCCTGGCCACCTACGTCTCGGACATGACGCTGCTGGACTCGGTCCTGCTCGCGCACGGCCGGGGCGGCTGGACGGTCGGGGACGTCGTCGGGGCCAGCCTCGACCACGCGATGTGGTTCCACCGCCCCTTCCGGGCCGACGAGTGGCTGCTGTACGACCAGGAGAGCCCCACCGCGCAGGGCGGCCGGGGGCTCGGCAAGGGCAGCATCTACACGGCGGACGGGCGCCTGGTGGCCTCCGTCATCCAGGAGGGCGCCGTCCGCGTCCCCCGCTCGCGCTGA
- a CDS encoding ATP-binding protein, which produces MTQPARWAATAAPDTSGGLSYSSRNPCGPGGADSPAGPGPWSLTKPSVRPAPPAAPVAPVAPVDTSAFAAWTLECGPRSPGQARAYARAALRGWGLEELTDDIAISVSEMVTNALCHSAEPWDPPTAQPVMLSLLRQGGTVLCAVIDPGTTAPAVRDADDLAEGGRGLQIVDHLSDDWGWTTPGASGKAVWARFSAPADTDTVEPADHTAAVIAPDGIECVADLQDEAEWDGLTRLLLLSEILCGGRPTWLDTMGLRPSDGRPRF; this is translated from the coding sequence ATGACTCAACCGGCTAGGTGGGCGGCTACCGCTGCCCCCGACACGTCCGGCGGCCTCTCGTACAGTTCCCGGAACCCCTGCGGACCAGGCGGCGCCGACAGCCCGGCCGGGCCCGGCCCCTGGTCCCTGACGAAGCCCTCCGTCCGGCCCGCGCCCCCCGCCGCCCCTGTCGCGCCCGTCGCGCCCGTCGACACATCGGCCTTCGCCGCCTGGACGCTGGAGTGCGGGCCCCGCTCGCCCGGCCAGGCCCGCGCCTACGCCCGCGCCGCGCTGCGCGGCTGGGGCCTGGAGGAGCTGACCGACGACATAGCGATATCCGTGTCGGAGATGGTCACGAACGCGCTGTGCCACAGCGCCGAGCCGTGGGACCCGCCCACGGCCCAGCCCGTGATGCTGAGCCTGCTCCGGCAGGGCGGCACCGTCCTGTGCGCCGTCATCGACCCCGGCACCACCGCGCCGGCCGTGCGCGACGCGGACGACCTCGCCGAGGGCGGGCGCGGCCTCCAGATCGTCGACCACCTCTCCGACGACTGGGGGTGGACGACCCCCGGCGCCAGCGGCAAGGCCGTGTGGGCCCGTTTCTCGGCCCCCGCCGACACCGACACCGTCGAGCCCGCCGACCACACCGCCGCCGTCATCGCCCCCGACGGCATCGAGTGCGTCGCCGACCTCCAGGACGAGGCCGAGTGGGACGGGCTGACCCGGCTCCTCCTCCTGTCCGAGATCCTCTGCGGTGGCCGCCCCACCTGGCTGGACACCATGGGCCTGCGGCCGAGCGACGGCCGTCCGCGCTTCTGA
- a CDS encoding phosphatase: MPAPMEPPVGPPPPQPPVPTRAELVEHLRHTRIAGDVATPRENNLAHFRALANGDRYYWFGLELGDRWTDEQDVLAVMAERVGVVDDPEHRAGQDTIDPDLTVDALERAAVRLRKAADAGERVLFATGHPGGLLDVHRSVAAALRVAGCHVVRVPLGLVADEGVVVQLADVAMHERGATLWHTHSPEPMRAILDALPRHGEPLPDLVLADHGWAGYAGQQGLDTVGFADCNDPALFLAEAEGTLAVAVPLDDHVVNPRFYEPMTAYLLAAAGLAL, encoded by the coding sequence ATGCCCGCACCCATGGAACCGCCCGTCGGCCCCCCGCCCCCGCAGCCCCCCGTGCCCACCCGCGCGGAGCTGGTCGAGCACCTGCGGCACACCCGCATCGCCGGGGACGTCGCGACACCGCGCGAGAACAACCTGGCGCACTTCCGGGCGCTGGCCAACGGGGACCGCTACTACTGGTTCGGGCTCGAACTGGGCGACCGCTGGACCGACGAGCAGGACGTGCTGGCCGTCATGGCGGAGCGGGTGGGGGTCGTCGACGACCCGGAGCACCGCGCCGGACAGGACACCATCGACCCGGACCTCACCGTGGACGCCCTGGAGCGGGCCGCCGTGCGGCTGCGCAAGGCCGCCGACGCGGGTGAGCGGGTCCTCTTCGCCACCGGCCACCCGGGCGGGCTGCTCGACGTGCACCGCAGCGTGGCCGCCGCGCTCCGCGTCGCCGGGTGCCACGTCGTCCGGGTGCCGCTGGGCCTGGTGGCCGACGAGGGCGTCGTCGTCCAGCTCGCCGACGTCGCCATGCACGAGCGCGGGGCGACCCTGTGGCACACCCACTCCCCCGAGCCGATGCGGGCCATCCTCGACGCCCTGCCCCGGCACGGCGAGCCGCTGCCCGACCTCGTCCTCGCCGACCACGGATGGGCCGGGTACGCCGGGCAGCAGGGGCTCGACACGGTCGGCTTCGCCGACTGCAACGACCCGGCGCTCTTCCTCGCCGAGGCCGAGGGCACCCTCGCGGTGGCGGTACCGCTCGACGACCACGTGGTGAACCCGCGCTTCTACGAGCCCATGACCGCCTACCTGCTGGCCGCCGCCGGGCTCGCGCTCTGA
- a CDS encoding signal peptidase I, with translation MDDDGVYVGSAGRDAALDRGWLLGHFKEAGDPRHSEAVEIKWGVHPVGDRRTQWVTGETRTALLVLISGRFRLEFPGRSVTLAEQGDYVVWAKGVDHSWYAEEESVVLTVRWPSVPGYRAAG, from the coding sequence ATGGACGACGACGGGGTGTACGTGGGCAGCGCGGGCCGGGACGCCGCACTGGACCGGGGCTGGCTTCTGGGCCACTTCAAGGAGGCCGGCGACCCGCGCCACAGCGAGGCCGTGGAGATCAAGTGGGGGGTGCACCCCGTGGGCGACCGGCGGACGCAGTGGGTGACCGGCGAGACCCGCACCGCCCTCCTCGTCCTCATCAGCGGGCGGTTCCGGCTGGAGTTCCCGGGCCGCAGCGTGACCCTGGCCGAGCAGGGCGACTACGTCGTCTGGGCGAAGGGGGTGGACCACTCCTGGTACGCGGAGGAGGAGTCCGTGGTGCTGACCGTCCGCTGGCCCTCCGTCCCCGGCTACCGCGCTGCGGGCTGA
- a CDS encoding DUF397 domain-containing protein: MTGTALPTTAAYGTDTPEDGTGANGVPADRLLGVRWRKSRRSNPSGNCVEVAELPGGRVAVRNSRFPTGPALIYTEAEITAFILGAKDGEFDDLVTGR; encoded by the coding sequence ATGACAGGCACGGCACTCCCCACGACGGCGGCGTACGGCACCGACACCCCCGAGGACGGCACCGGCGCCAACGGCGTGCCGGCCGACCGGCTGCTCGGCGTCAGATGGCGCAAGAGCCGACGCAGCAACCCCAGCGGCAACTGCGTGGAGGTGGCCGAACTGCCGGGCGGCCGCGTCGCCGTACGCAACTCCCGGTTCCCCACCGGGCCGGCGCTGATCTACACCGAGGCGGAGATCACCGCCTTCATCCTGGGCGCCAAGGACGGCGAGTTCGACGACCTCGTGACCGGCCGCTGA